In one window of Saprospiraceae bacterium DNA:
- a CDS encoding gliding motility-associated C-terminal domain-containing protein, with protein sequence MRLKRIIWVILGGFCFFTAKSQWCCVDSSLIIKDETTVSLRLQISGAANNNLADPNQGICGVRVKFEHRFVGDLTMELISPSGQRIKLTGPLGNSGRSDFTKWFITFVPCASLAVPDLGFKPKWDNIQSWGILGKFYNGTYYPFQGCLEDINVGPVNGTWTLSITDAERFYEGKVESFCLLFCDQTGISCVDCSPNGGLFGIEAKSFCEGNPGLNLPDKIQFPFFTPDAGLYGYKYLWIRNDTILSIQDHTDFRNWPQGKYLLCGISYLLQDSLKLPLPGTVYSNYRADLISNVLSMCAELSKNCMEIDIAPVYSGSVHKIFLCRGDSLLINGVKYDLTGIYPILLKTNYGCDSLVTLDLEIVDLQISSILVDTINCSRPVVNIDLQSSVITSKANIQWSTNGGLIVDSTDLLNIKVNKEGTYKIVVSDGSCIDSAEFVVIKDGRIPELMVLNDTIRCNKPNAQLIARTDAANPNFRWSNGVADIGIDSILLVSQAGQYLVTVTDQNGCSNYSAVVVITDTIKADIQLFATNITCKQDEAFLTFIQDKPGIVKFWQEGNTNLGNQDSIHVKKAGWIQLHYQAENGCLTVDSIQVTSNVSIPDYSYIPDTINCLNGKMFTLQDRTTAAVDSIIYTSPTGIIKKQLNPLIDEPGRYFVKLTDTAGCILDTFIEVISDTLSPIFSLKSDTLNCMRDSVMLAVNHFTDTTGLHYNWSGPVGFSGDTRQVFTREAGIYYLTVTAANGCMHVDSVSVVQDDSKPDISTSVSGKLNCAIDQVQLFGSSSTGIRYDWTGPGTFISTFQNPLVDDDGLYKLVVTAANGCTSEKTIFVERDTQSPILQILFDTINCKLDSVNLELIPGGILDSVHWSGPGLFQSNRSQNFIAIGGRYRVFAKGTNHCIDSMDVMVPVDTNAPVLSLFTDTISCMTLEGEIGVLMIESGASYLWKFPSGDSLYGDVIRIQQPGVYFVKATGANGCSYTDSVLVSDFTNAPVLTTVNDTITCADTLAQIGLMSSETGLNYSWMGPGNFTSMDSACQVSSPGWYYYQATNSYGCITTDSLFVYEIDNKYNIQYSNPDFNCSNYSNASLSASNTDSLISYSWMFPNGLVFQDSLVVPDRGGAYIFSGIDIYGCRVRDTVVVTFDTLAPVILGFSIQALNCTRKVSNPSLIVGGANHQIRWITPDSDTIYNASPGFTASGVYQLRLTGDNFCFLDTLVNLLIDTSKPVIHVTGDTLTCEFSRAQLKLSSADSLSDVIWTGPGNVIYTENSPQVIDTGWYFVRAIGVNGCETVDSAYIFSDLAVPKLQVSDIFIPCNLDSVALDVFTNDSIETYNWFGPGNFFSNLKNPFVKDTGTYEIILIAKNKCASRDSLKVIFKRDLPEFLVSHTDLNCKNPKAELQAVCDTTHIDFQWTGPNLLDSLNLILNVDQPGVYKFSALNEFGCQHDTLVIVNIDTLHPHAALVVIDSIICEKKEAQLTVLGAIAGAEIQWKDGTGVLPGTQNSDTILINASGDYHCIVTNPVNGCRDSASIRVQEIFPHLGPMTIISEPPSCFGFNDGWILISNVGGELDPYEFSLNGSPFERDSFYRDLGAGNYQIFTRGKFGCGLDTLIRLIEPNPLSVYAGRDTTLKIGSSIHLIPTTNANPNALQKIEWFPEDFLDCKDCFDVNVKPLKTILYKISITDENGCEAEDEIRIDVIVDPQIYIPNVFSPNGDQINDFIIFSAGPEIESIRFFNIFDRWGNLVYEIKNVVPGISELFWDGTFKGQKMNPGVYVYSLEAVLTGGKTYKKQGDITLLR encoded by the coding sequence ATGAGATTGAAAAGAATCATATGGGTGATTTTAGGTGGTTTCTGTTTTTTTACAGCAAAATCTCAGTGGTGTTGCGTGGATTCATCCCTGATTATCAAGGATGAAACTACAGTTTCTCTGCGATTGCAAATTTCCGGTGCTGCAAACAATAATCTTGCAGATCCAAATCAGGGAATTTGCGGAGTTCGGGTAAAATTTGAACATCGATTCGTAGGCGATCTTACTATGGAGTTGATTTCTCCTTCCGGTCAGCGAATCAAATTGACTGGGCCTTTAGGCAATAGCGGGAGGTCTGATTTTACGAAATGGTTCATCACATTTGTTCCTTGTGCAAGTTTAGCTGTGCCTGATTTAGGCTTTAAACCAAAATGGGACAATATCCAATCCTGGGGAATATTAGGTAAATTTTACAACGGAACCTACTATCCTTTTCAGGGTTGCCTGGAAGATATTAATGTTGGGCCTGTAAATGGCACCTGGACACTTTCCATAACGGATGCCGAAAGATTCTATGAAGGTAAAGTAGAGAGTTTCTGTCTCTTGTTTTGTGATCAGACCGGAATTTCCTGTGTGGATTGTAGTCCTAATGGAGGATTGTTTGGTATTGAAGCCAAGAGTTTCTGCGAGGGAAACCCCGGGCTTAACCTGCCCGATAAAATTCAATTTCCATTCTTTACACCGGATGCAGGCTTATACGGCTATAAATATTTGTGGATTCGCAACGACACCATTTTGAGTATTCAGGACCATACCGATTTCAGGAACTGGCCTCAGGGAAAATATTTATTATGTGGCATTTCGTATTTACTGCAGGATAGCTTAAAACTGCCTCTTCCCGGAACTGTCTATTCAAATTATCGCGCAGATCTGATCTCCAATGTACTGAGTATGTGCGCAGAACTTTCGAAGAATTGCATGGAGATCGATATTGCACCGGTTTACTCGGGATCTGTCCATAAAATATTTTTATGCAGAGGCGATAGTCTCCTTATAAATGGAGTTAAATATGACCTCACAGGTATTTACCCAATTCTTCTTAAAACTAATTATGGTTGCGATTCACTGGTGACGCTCGATCTTGAAATTGTGGATCTCCAAATATCTTCCATCCTTGTAGATACAATCAACTGCTCCAGACCGGTGGTAAACATCGATTTACAATCTTCTGTTATTACAAGTAAGGCAAACATTCAGTGGTCAACGAACGGTGGTCTGATTGTGGATTCAACAGATCTTTTAAATATTAAAGTAAACAAAGAGGGAACCTACAAAATCGTCGTTTCGGATGGATCATGTATTGATTCTGCAGAGTTTGTTGTGATAAAAGATGGCAGGATCCCGGAGTTGATGGTTCTGAATGATACCATTCGGTGCAATAAACCAAATGCTCAATTGATCGCAAGAACAGATGCTGCCAATCCAAACTTTAGATGGTCGAATGGGGTCGCCGATATTGGAATTGATTCAATACTCCTGGTATCTCAGGCCGGACAATACCTCGTCACGGTTACAGATCAAAATGGTTGCTCAAATTATTCGGCAGTCGTAGTGATTACAGATACTATAAAAGCCGACATCCAATTATTTGCAACCAACATTACCTGCAAACAGGATGAGGCATTTTTAACTTTTATTCAAGATAAACCCGGTATTGTAAAATTTTGGCAGGAAGGCAATACAAATCTTGGAAATCAGGATAGTATTCATGTGAAAAAAGCGGGCTGGATTCAGTTGCATTATCAGGCAGAAAATGGTTGCTTAACCGTTGATAGCATACAAGTCACTTCAAATGTCAGCATTCCGGATTATTCATATATTCCAGATACCATAAATTGTCTCAATGGAAAAATGTTCACACTGCAGGACAGAACAACAGCAGCAGTAGATTCAATAATTTACACAAGTCCAACGGGAATTATCAAAAAACAATTGAATCCCTTGATCGATGAACCAGGGCGGTATTTCGTAAAACTTACCGATACAGCCGGATGCATTCTCGATACTTTTATTGAGGTAATATCAGATACCCTGTCGCCCATTTTTAGTTTAAAGTCGGATACTCTTAATTGCATGCGCGATAGTGTGATGTTGGCAGTGAATCATTTTACAGATACAACCGGCCTTCACTATAATTGGTCCGGGCCAGTGGGTTTTTCTGGAGATACCCGACAAGTTTTCACAAGAGAAGCCGGAATTTATTATCTGACCGTTACAGCGGCAAACGGATGTATGCATGTGGATAGTGTTTCAGTAGTACAGGATGATTCTAAACCAGATATATCCACTTCAGTTTCAGGAAAACTGAATTGCGCTATTGATCAAGTGCAACTTTTTGGAAGCTCTTCAACGGGCATTCGATACGATTGGACTGGTCCCGGTACATTCATCTCAACATTTCAGAATCCATTGGTCGATGATGATGGATTATATAAATTGGTGGTGACGGCAGCTAACGGTTGTACGTCTGAGAAAACGATTTTTGTCGAAAGGGATACACAAAGTCCTATTTTGCAAATCCTTTTTGATACGATTAACTGCAAATTGGATTCCGTTAATTTGGAATTAATTCCAGGAGGAATTTTGGATTCAGTCCATTGGTCTGGTCCGGGTTTGTTTCAAAGCAACCGTTCTCAAAATTTTATTGCGATTGGAGGTCGATACCGGGTGTTTGCCAAAGGAACAAATCATTGTATTGATTCTATGGATGTAATGGTTCCTGTGGATACGAACGCTCCTGTTCTGAGCTTATTTACAGATACCATCAGTTGTATGACACTGGAAGGAGAAATTGGAGTACTTATGATCGAATCCGGTGCCAGTTATTTGTGGAAATTCCCTTCCGGCGATTCCTTGTATGGGGATGTAATCCGGATTCAGCAGCCGGGTGTTTATTTTGTAAAAGCCACCGGTGCAAACGGTTGTTCATATACAGATTCAGTGCTGGTTTCAGATTTTACGAATGCTCCGGTTCTGACCACAGTAAATGATACGATAACCTGTGCAGATACTTTGGCTCAGATTGGATTGATGAGTAGCGAAACCGGATTGAATTATTCCTGGATGGGTCCTGGCAATTTTACTTCGATGGACTCTGCTTGTCAAGTTTCTTCTCCCGGGTGGTATTATTATCAGGCAACAAATAGTTACGGTTGTATCACCACGGATTCATTGTTTGTTTATGAGATCGATAACAAATACAATATCCAATACAGTAATCCTGATTTTAATTGCTCCAATTATTCAAATGCAAGCTTATCGGCATCGAATACCGATAGTTTAATTTCTTATAGTTGGATGTTTCCCAATGGATTGGTGTTTCAGGATAGTCTGGTTGTACCTGACCGTGGCGGTGCATACATTTTTTCCGGAATTGACATCTATGGGTGTCGCGTGCGGGACACAGTTGTGGTAACATTCGATACACTTGCACCTGTGATCCTCGGCTTTTCTATCCAAGCTTTAAACTGTACCAGAAAAGTTAGCAATCCTTCTCTGATCGTCGGCGGAGCTAATCATCAGATCAGGTGGATCACACCAGATTCCGATACAATTTATAATGCTTCTCCCGGATTTACAGCAAGTGGCGTCTACCAACTTCGTCTCACCGGCGATAATTTTTGTTTTTTGGATACTTTGGTTAATTTGCTTATCGATACAAGCAAGCCTGTGATTCATGTGACTGGTGATACCCTGACATGTGAATTCAGTCGGGCGCAATTGAAATTGTCAAGTGCAGATTCACTCTCTGATGTAATTTGGACAGGACCTGGAAATGTCATCTACACGGAGAATTCACCGCAGGTCATAGATACAGGTTGGTATTTTGTCCGGGCGATTGGTGTAAATGGATGTGAGACGGTCGATTCAGCTTATATATTTTCTGATTTAGCAGTACCAAAATTGCAAGTGTCAGACATCTTTATTCCTTGTAATTTGGACTCGGTAGCCTTAGATGTTTTTACCAATGATTCCATCGAAACTTACAATTGGTTCGGTCCCGGCAATTTTTTCAGCAATTTAAAAAATCCATTTGTAAAAGATACAGGAACCTATGAGATCATTTTAATTGCAAAGAATAAATGTGCATCGAGAGATAGTTTAAAAGTTATATTCAAAAGAGATCTTCCGGAATTTTTAGTATCCCATACGGATTTGAATTGTAAAAATCCAAAAGCTGAACTGCAGGCAGTTTGCGATACTACCCATATTGATTTTCAATGGACAGGTCCAAATTTGCTCGACTCTTTAAACCTGATCTTGAATGTAGACCAGCCGGGAGTCTACAAATTTAGCGCCTTAAATGAATTTGGTTGTCAACACGACACCTTAGTGATTGTTAATATTGATACTTTACATCCTCATGCTGCTCTTGTAGTTATCGACAGCATTATTTGTGAAAAGAAAGAAGCACAACTAACGGTTCTCGGTGCAATTGCAGGGGCAGAAATCCAGTGGAAAGATGGAACAGGAGTGCTTCCGGGAACTCAAAACAGCGATACGATTTTAATAAATGCATCTGGGGATTATCACTGCATTGTAACAAATCCTGTAAATGGATGCCGGGATTCTGCTTCAATTAGGGTTCAGGAAATATTTCCCCATCTGGGTCCTATGACAATAATTTCAGAACCGCCATCCTGTTTTGGATTCAATGATGGATGGATCCTTATCTCAAATGTTGGCGGAGAATTGGATCCATATGAATTCAGTTTAAATGGAAGCCCCTTTGAGCGGGATAGCTTTTATAGAGACCTTGGGGCTGGGAATTACCAGATTTTTACCAGGGGTAAATTTGGCTGTGGTCTGGATACTTTGATCCGCCTGATCGAACCAAACCCTCTTTCAGTTTATGCAGGAAGAGATACGACATTAAAGATTGGATCGTCCATCCATTTGATTCCAACGACCAATGCAAATCCCAATGCACTTCAAAAAATTGAGTGGTTTCCCGAAGATTTCCTCGATTGTAAAGATTGTTTTGATGTAAATGTTAAACCTTTAAAAACGATTCTATATAAAATCAGTATAACTGATGAAAATGGATGTGAAGCTGAAGACGAAATCCGGATCGATGTAATCGTAGACCCTCAAATTTACATTCCTAACGTTTTTTCGCCAAACGGTGACCAAATCAACGATTTTATCATTTTTTCCGCGGGGCCGGAAATTGAGTCCATTCGATTTTTCAACATTTTTGACCGTTGGGGGAATCTGGTTTATGAAATCAAAAATGTAGTTCCAGGGATTTCAGAATTATTTTGGGATGGGACTTTCAAAGGCCAGAAAATGAATCCCGGAGTCTATGTATACAGCCTGGAAGCTGTTTTAACCGGAGGAAAAACCTACAAAAAACAGGGCGATATTACTTTGTTGCGATAA